One part of the Theropithecus gelada isolate Dixy chromosome 5, Tgel_1.0, whole genome shotgun sequence genome encodes these proteins:
- the RBM46 gene encoding probable RNA-binding protein 46 isoform X2: protein MNEENIDGTNGCSKVRTGTQNEAALLALMEKTGYNMVQENGQRKFGGPPPGWEGPPPPRGCEVFVGKIPRDMYEDELVPVFERAGKIYEFRLMMEFSGENRGYAFVMYTTKEEAQLAIRILNNYEIRPGKFIGVCVSLDNCRLFIGAIPKEKKKEEILDEMKKVTEGVVDVIVYPSATDKTKNRGFAFVEYESHRAAAMARRKLIPGTFQLWGHTIQVDWADPEKEVDEETMQRVKVLYVRNLMISTTEETIKAEFNKFKPGAVERVKKLRDYAFVHFFNREDAVAAMSVMNGKCIDGASIEVTLAKPVNKENTWRQHLNGQISPNSENLIVFANKEESHPKTLGKLPTLPARLNGQHSPSPPEVERCTYPFYPGTKLTPISMYSLKSNHFNSAVMHLDYYCNKNNWAPPEYYLYSTTSQDGKVLLVYKIVIPAIANGSQSYFMPDKLCTTLEDAKELAAQFTLLHLDREHNLFSLDLCRRIWRK, encoded by the exons atgaatgaagaaaatatagatgGAACAAATGGATGCAGTAAAGTTCGAACTGGTACTCAGAATGAAGCAGCATTACTTGCTTTGATGGAAAAGACTGGTTACAACATGGTTCaggaaaatggacaaaggaaATTTGGTGGTCCTCCTCCAG GTTGGGAAGGTCCACCTCCACCTAGAGGCTGTGAAGTTTTTGTAGGAAAAATACCTCGTGATATGTATGAAGATGAGTTAGTTCCTGTATTTGAAAGAGCTGGGAAGATATATGAATTTCGACTTATGATGGAATTTAGTGGTGAAAATCGAGGTTATGCTTTTGTGATGTACACTACAAAAGAAGAAGCCCAGTTAGCCATCAGAATTCTTAATAATTATGAAATTCGACCAGGGAAGTTTATTGGTGTGTGTGTAAGCTTGGATAATTGTAGGTTATTTATTGGAGCTATTcccaaggaaaagaagaaagaagaaattttagatGAAATGAAGAAAGTTACAGAAGGAGTTGTAGATGTCATTGTTTATCCAAGTGCAACTGATAAGACCAAAAATCGTGGTTTTGCATTTGTGGAATATGAATCTCACAGAGCTGCTGCTATGGCAAGGAGGAAACTAATTCCAG gaaCATTCCAACTATGGGGCCACACCATTCAGGTAGATTGGGCTGACCCAGAGAAAGAAGTGGATGAGGAAACCATGCAGAGAGTTAAAGTTCTTTATGTAAGAAATTTAATGATCTCAACTACAGAGGAAACAATTAAAGCAGAATTCAATAAATTTAAGCCTGGTGCAGTTGAACGAGTAAAGAAACTTAGAGATTATGCTTTTGTTCACTTTTTCAACCGAGAAGATGCAGTGGCAGCCATGTCTGTTATGAATGGAAAATGCATTGATGGAGCAAGTATTGAGGTAACACTAGCTAAACcagtaaataaagaaaacacttgGAGACAGCATCTTAATGGTCAGATTAGTCCAAATTCTGAAAATCTGATTGTGTTTGCTAACAAAGAAGAGAGCCACCCAAAAACTCTAGGCAAGCTGCCAACTCTTCCTGCTCGTCTCAATGGTCAACATAGCCCAAGTCCGCCTGAAGTTGAAAGATGCACTTACCCTTTTTATCCTGGAACAAAGCTTACTCCGATTAGTATGTATTCTTTAAAATCCAATCATTTTAATTCTGCAGTAATGCATTTGGATTATTACTGCAACAAAAATAATTGGGCACCACcagaatattatttatattcaacAACAAGTCAAGATGGGAAAGTACTCTTGGTCTATAAGATAGTTATTCCTGCTATTGCAAATGGATCCCAGAGTTACTTCATGCCAGACAAACTCTGTACTACGTTAGAAGATGCAAAGGAACTGGCAGCCCAGTTTACATTACTTCATTTgg
- the RBM46 gene encoding probable RNA-binding protein 46 isoform X3 — MNEENIDGTNGCSKVRTGTQNEAALLALMEKTGYNMVQENGQRKFGGPPPGWEGPPPPRGCEVFVGKIPRDMYEDELVPVFERAGKIYEFRLMMEFSGENRGYAFVMYTTKEEAQLAIRILNNYEIRPGKFIGVCVSLDNCRLFIGAIPKEKKKEEILDEMKKVTEGVVDVIVYPSATDKTKNRGFAFVEYESHRAAAMARRKLIPGTFQLWGHTIQVDWADPEKEVDEETMQRVKVLYVRNLMISTTEETIKAEFNKFKPGAVERVKKLRDYAFVHFFNREDAVAAMSVMNGKCIDGASIEVTLAKPVNKENTWRQHLNGQISPNSENLIVFANKEESHPKTLGKLPTLPARLNGQHSPSPPEVERCTYPFYPGTKLTPISMYSLKSNHFNSAVMHLDYYCNKNNWAPPEYYLYSTTSQDGKVLLVYKIVIPAIANGSQSYFMPDKLCTTLEDAKELAAQFTLLHLGPF; from the exons atgaatgaagaaaatatagatgGAACAAATGGATGCAGTAAAGTTCGAACTGGTACTCAGAATGAAGCAGCATTACTTGCTTTGATGGAAAAGACTGGTTACAACATGGTTCaggaaaatggacaaaggaaATTTGGTGGTCCTCCTCCAG GTTGGGAAGGTCCACCTCCACCTAGAGGCTGTGAAGTTTTTGTAGGAAAAATACCTCGTGATATGTATGAAGATGAGTTAGTTCCTGTATTTGAAAGAGCTGGGAAGATATATGAATTTCGACTTATGATGGAATTTAGTGGTGAAAATCGAGGTTATGCTTTTGTGATGTACACTACAAAAGAAGAAGCCCAGTTAGCCATCAGAATTCTTAATAATTATGAAATTCGACCAGGGAAGTTTATTGGTGTGTGTGTAAGCTTGGATAATTGTAGGTTATTTATTGGAGCTATTcccaaggaaaagaagaaagaagaaattttagatGAAATGAAGAAAGTTACAGAAGGAGTTGTAGATGTCATTGTTTATCCAAGTGCAACTGATAAGACCAAAAATCGTGGTTTTGCATTTGTGGAATATGAATCTCACAGAGCTGCTGCTATGGCAAGGAGGAAACTAATTCCAG gaaCATTCCAACTATGGGGCCACACCATTCAGGTAGATTGGGCTGACCCAGAGAAAGAAGTGGATGAGGAAACCATGCAGAGAGTTAAAGTTCTTTATGTAAGAAATTTAATGATCTCAACTACAGAGGAAACAATTAAAGCAGAATTCAATAAATTTAAGCCTGGTGCAGTTGAACGAGTAAAGAAACTTAGAGATTATGCTTTTGTTCACTTTTTCAACCGAGAAGATGCAGTGGCAGCCATGTCTGTTATGAATGGAAAATGCATTGATGGAGCAAGTATTGAGGTAACACTAGCTAAACcagtaaataaagaaaacacttgGAGACAGCATCTTAATGGTCAGATTAGTCCAAATTCTGAAAATCTGATTGTGTTTGCTAACAAAGAAGAGAGCCACCCAAAAACTCTAGGCAAGCTGCCAACTCTTCCTGCTCGTCTCAATGGTCAACATAGCCCAAGTCCGCCTGAAGTTGAAAGATGCACTTACCCTTTTTATCCTGGAACAAAGCTTACTCCGATTAGTATGTATTCTTTAAAATCCAATCATTTTAATTCTGCAGTAATGCATTTGGATTATTACTGCAACAAAAATAATTGGGCACCACcagaatattatttatattcaacAACAAGTCAAGATGGGAAAGTACTCTTGGTCTATAAGATAGTTATTCCTGCTATTGCAAATGGATCCCAGAGTTACTTCATGCCAGACAAACTCTGTACTACGTTAGAAGATGCAAAGGAACTGGCAGCCCAGTTTACATTACTTCATTTgg